The following proteins are co-located in the Calliphora vicina chromosome 2, idCalVici1.1, whole genome shotgun sequence genome:
- the LOC135952090 gene encoding beta-hexosaminidase subunit beta-like, with amino-acid sequence MFTRYSIVCFAFHLILRSNLVHANGYLSYGPDIKGSVGEVWPKPLWQDNTGRYYGIDVNNIQLVAVNKNCALMQEALQRYTTIIKNSAQGYIRAPQTKFVRKIQKIRVNLTKTCETLPHLNMDESYFVWGDGRVIANSVWGILRGLETFSQLLVPMPNGILRIPETEIYDAPRFKYRGLMLDSARHFITKSKILQLLEGMAYNKLNVFHWHITDDSAFPFNSTVFPELSVKGAYRPEFTYSKADVREIVEFARQRGIRVVPEFDTPAHTASWGASHPEIMTECFGDFSGQLGPLNPTKDTTFEFLYKLFSELRDLFLDEYLHLGVDEVDSACWESNPQIQSYLASKDLDNGDLSYMFLERFTANISSLGWKQMVWQEGMTENFWMEWPVKTIGQVWFDYKKIAHDLTDHNYDIIRSQDWYLYVLETGGDWEKFYSIEPTDFDGTDEQKKHVIGGEACLWSEFINEHNVVPTTFPRVSAVAERLWSEKAHRDTDKATPRIEEHNCRMIFRGIEARPANSYGLC; translated from the exons atgtttacaagaTATTCAATTGTTTGTTTTGCATTTCATTTAATACTACGTTCAAATTTAGTACACGCCAATGGTTATCTAAGTTATGGACCCGATATTAAGGGATCAGTAGGTGAGGTATGGCCCAAACCCTTGTGGCAAGATAATACGGGACGTTATTATGGCATTGATGTCAACAACATTCAACTTGTG GCTGTCAACAAAAATTGTGCCTTAATGCAGGAAGCCCTACAACGTTACACcacaattataaaaaattctgcACAAGGTTATATACGAGCTCCCCAAACTAAATTTGTACGCAAAATACAAAAGATACGAGTGAATTTGACAAAGACATGTGAAACACTGCCTCACTTAAATATGGATGAGTCAT ATTTTGTTTGGGGTGATGGACGTGTCATAGCCAACTCTGTTTGGGGCATTTTAAGAGGTTTAGAAACATTCTCCCAACTCTTGGTGCCCATGCCAAATGGTATT CTACGCATACCAGAAACAGAAATTTATGATGCTCCTCGTTTTAAATATCGAGGCCTGATGTTGGATTCTGCTCGTCATTTTATAACCAAATCGAAAATATTACAATTGTTGGAGGGTATGGCCTACAACAAGTTGAATGTGTTTCATTGGCATATCACGGATGATTCTGCTTTTCCTTTTAATTCCACTGTTTTTCCTGAACTATCGGTTAAGGGCGCTTATAGGCCCGAATTTACCTATTCGAAAGCTGATGTAAGGGAAATTGTGGAATTTGCCCGTCAAAGGGGAATTCGTGTTGTGCCTGAATTTGATACACCTG caCACACGGCATCATGGGGTGCTTCACATCCGGAAATTATGACAGAATGTTTCGGTGATTTTTCAGGCCAACTGGGACCTTTAAACCCTACAAAGGATACAACTTTTGAGTTTCTATACAAACTATTTAG TGAGTTGCGCGATTTATTCCTTGATGAATATCTACACTTGGGTGTAGATGAAGTAGATTCGGCTTGTTGGGAGTCAAACCCCCAAATACAAAGTTATTTAGCCTCAAAGGATCTAGATAATGGGGATTTGTCCTATATGTTTCTGGAACGATTTACAGCTAATATATCCTCATTGGGTTGGAAACAAATGGTGTGGCAGGAG ggTATGACTGAAAACTTTTGGATGGAATGGCCAGTCAAAACTATTGGCCAAGTATGGTTTGATTATAAGAAAATTGCTCACGACTTGACTGATCATAACTACGATATAATACGTAGTCAAGATTGGTATTTGTATGTATTGGAGACGGGCGGTGATTGGGAAAAATTCTATTCAATAGAACCAACCGATTTCGATGGCACTGACGAGCAAAAGAAACATGTTATAGGAGGTGAAGCTTGTTTATGGTCTGAATTTATAAACGAGCATAATGTAGTGCCCACAACATTTCCCAGAGTAAGTGCTGTGGCTGAACGTTTATGGTCGGAAAAAGCTCATCGGGATACAGACAAGGCTACACCACGTATAGAGGAGCACAATTGTCGTATGATTTTTAGGGGCATAGAAGCGAGACCAGCCAATAGTTATGGGCTGTGTTAG